In Phyllopteryx taeniolatus isolate TA_2022b chromosome 1, UOR_Ptae_1.2, whole genome shotgun sequence, the following proteins share a genomic window:
- the LOC133480670 gene encoding proline-rich transmembrane protein 3 produces the protein MASMPLLFVSFLISSLHPCDAQVIIGTSPSFSPLDLPKESLPTKQTDRSWSSFPPTVHSPVPAKVTAWNWLTITNAAQQGSRIHSAPSTMSTLSSQTLSRGTNISRPSVTGPRMGSTSPSLSGTLHKEKALTTSVLPLPSGDKPVTASSLLKEARDLQGLGSGSTMLMLEKEELLTPMPMTTDKMAQYQPQAQTKIAVVHNSSVDTQTAMPQVLALTTQTVSRAMPSPIVTQATPPADVLTGELTPPTDRKHESGVAVTLSRPSTTATVGSIGKQPQTPRPPVTNRSKQISLSKIVTEKVAATTAASLLITTGLDEKTPTKAKNKPYKTAHPERNTTRTTVQPTPTVSSSFLNTSVTPVAYTSFIDQKNHSILSADPHQASKPSPSPSSEPAPNGSLTHWGDLNRSLTFAWELHVYGSASLFLLLFAGSALGLMLSPSSNCPHRGALALANALLFLVGGLRASLFLIDPYGTQKILPHSAVAAIYNLPLHLLVWTQAALALLALRVAGVTVLPSTLERPPLVAVLAVLQCTLLLAADLLSPALSPVVPVTLQVLSLCWGLGLCLGFLFYLFPHIRCPPIPHPGIADEARRKGWTGSRRERVIFGKVLAVCAVVGALCCGLHIHATLWLYGLLGDWMSFNWGWWLVHFWDRLLELTWGLCLLFLASWVFWRPQCCRGSDDGRAGDGRTAGDMPSPGQSGGSSHRHTCWSKIVQSLTGKPCRKSDSSGVGGGGQAEMPNNWAGQERSGVDITKSLIRNHNHDQTAAQPQCVKDSNRVCNHRGTSAERGISDGSAGSLLRLQALGLTPQRSVSGSLDPDRDTSLSMCEFDLRPPSPINLTRSIDEALHREHLLEGGSLFHSFNQNSQSLSPGSGVSPGPWLRRNSDPQFSESSEAPTESSMPLGGSILSSVPSRQVTAPPTPSHQGHRWAGNEAGNVPSSVSCPVSLHPSRTSTGHLGEDGVDDTRPFITPDSDRGRGRAARPVGSRSYLEVSRHDDSASVSSEIIDL, from the exons ACTCTTTCTTCTCAGACGCTTAGCCGTGGGACAAACATCAGTCGACCAAGCGTTACCGGGCCCAGGATGGGATCAACTAGCCCGTCACTTAGTGGGACTTTGCATAAGGAAAAAGCCTTGACGACATCTGTGCTCCCTTTACCCTCTGGCGACAAACCGGTGACAGCTAGCAGTCTACTTAAAGAGGCAAGGGATTTGCAGGGACTTGGATCAGGTAGTACAATGCTGATGCTCGAAAAAGAAGAACTCCTCACTCCTATGCCAATGACTACTGATAAAATGGCACAGTATCAACCTCAAGCACAGACTAAAATAGCTGTTGTGCACAATTCATCAGTGGACACTCAGACTGCCATGCCTCAAGTGTTGGCACTGACGACACAAACTGTATCACGAGCCATGCCGTCTCCCATAGTAACACAAGCCACACCTCCTGCTGATGTATTAACAG GTGAATTGACACCTCCCACTGACAGAAAACATGAGTCAGGGGTTGCAGTGACTTTAAGCAGACCTTCCACCACAGCCACAGTCGGCTCCATTGGAAAACAACCACAGACTCCTAGACCGCCAGTTACCAATCGAAGCAAGCAGATTTCTCTTTCAAAGATCGTGACAGAGAAAGTAGCTGCAACAACTGCAGCTAGTCTGCTTATAACTACTGGATTGGATGAGAAAACACCaaccaaagcaaaaaacaaaccataCAAAACTGCACATCCGGAAAGAAACACAACAAGGACAACTGTGCAACCAACACCAACAG TGAGTTCATCTTTCCTGAACACCAGTGTTACACCAGTCGCCTATACAAGCTTTATTGATCAGAAGAACCATTCCATTTTGTCAGCGGATCCTCACCAAGCTTCTAAGCCGTCCCCTTCTCCCAGCTCTGAGCCCGCCCCAAATGGAAGCCTTACCCACTGGGGTGACCTGAACAGGAGTCTGACTTTTGCATGGGAGCTGCATGTCTACGGGTCAGCAAGCCTTTTCCTGCTCTTGTTTGCCGGATCTGCTCTCGGGCTCATGTTGTCCCCGAGTTCAAACTGTCCTCATCGGGGGGCTCTTGCTCTCGCCAATGCCCTGTTGTTTCTAGTTGGAGGACTTAGAGCATCTCTTTTTCTGATTGATCCCTATGGGACACAGAAGATCCTTCCTCATTCGGCAGTTGCAGCCATTTACAACTTGCCACTACACTTGCTGGTGTGGACGCAGGCTGCCTTGGCCCTGCTGGCCTTGAGGGTGGCTGGAGTGACAGTTTTACCTTCAACGTTGGAGCGTCCTCCCCTGGTGGCTGTATTGGCTGTGCTGCAGTGCACTCTGCTGCTGGCTGCAGATCTGCTTTCGCCAGCCCTGTCGCCTGTGGTGCCTGTCACCCTGCAGGTTCTCTCCCTGTGCTGGGGTCTGGGTCTCTGTCTAGGATTCCTCTTCTATCTGTTTCCACATATACGATGCCCTCCCATTCCTCACCCTGGAATCGCCGACGAAGCCAGGAGAAAGGGTTGGACGGGGAGCAGGAGGGAACGGGTGATTTTTGGAAAGGTGCTGGCAGTTTGTGCCGTTGTTGGAGCGCTGTGCTGTGGGCTACATATTCATGCCACCCTTTGGCTCTATGGACTTCTAGGGGACTGGATGAGCTTCAATTGGGGCTGGTGGCTAGTTCATTTCTGGGACAGACTCCTGGAGCTGACCTGGGGATTATGCCTCCTTTTCTTGGCTTCATGGGTGTTCTGGAGGCCTCAGTGTTGCAGAGGAAGCGATGACGGGAGAGCAGGAGATGGAAGAACAGCAGGAGACATGCCATCCCCTGGCCAATCTGGAGGCTCCTCTCATAGGCACACGTGCTGGTCAAAGATAGTTCAGAGTCTGACAGGGAAACCTTGCAGAAAATCTGATAGTAGCGGAGTTGGAGGAGGAGGTCAAGCAGAGATGCCAAACAATTGGGCTGGCCAAGAACGTTCTGGAGTTGACATCACAAAGAGTCTTATCAGGAACCATAATCATGATCAAACAGCTGCCCAACCGCAGTGCGTCAAAGACAGCAACCGAGTATGCAACCACAGGGGCACTTCTGCAGAGCGTGGTATATCTGACGGCTCAGCAGGTTCACTGCTCAGACTCCAGGCACTAGGACTGACACCACAGCGCTCAGTCAGTGGAAGTCTGGATCCGGATAGGGACACGTCTCTCTCTATGTGTGAGTTTGATCTCCGGCCCCCATCTCCCATTAACCTCACCCGCAGCATCGATGAAGCGCTGCACCGAGAGCACCTGCTCGAAGGTGGTAGCTTGTTCCATTCTTTTAACCAAAATTCGCAATCCCTCTCCCCTGGATCAGGAGTCAGTCCGGGGCCTTGGCTGCGCAGGAACAGTGACCCTCAGTTTTCTGAGAGCAGTGAGGCGCCTACTGAGTCCTCCATGCCTCTGGGGGGCAGCATTCTCAGCAGTGTGCCCAGCAGGCAGGTGACTGCTCCACCCACACCGTCCCACCAGGGTCACAGGTGGGCCGGTAACGAGGCAGGAAACGTCCCCTCGTCGGTGTCCTGCCCCGTCTCACTTCACCCCTCTAGAACATCAACGGGACATCTGGgggaggatggagttgatgacACACGACCTTTCATCACACCAGACTCTGACCGGGGTCGGGGGAGGGCTGCAAGGCCCGTCGGTTCACGCAGTTACCTGGAGGTCAGCCGACATGACGACTCTGCCAGTGTGAGCAGTGAAATTATTGACTTATGA